One window of Bactrocera tryoni isolate S06 chromosome 2, CSIRO_BtryS06_freeze2, whole genome shotgun sequence genomic DNA carries:
- the LOC120767251 gene encoding uncharacterized protein LOC120767251 has protein sequence MDFKRDNKQTTESEDETKDDDEDAESNSSRQAENTTAAERIKEAEKLDDTEDDEDYGLHVVSSVKEFKPPTPVVTLEGTHTTATTTESLASVGNTDRTQKQVNFEQVMEELGMPTPSTSKVVDNVREYVKQIESRLEDYGTGVCSSPRYATTPQASAAQIIDVPRETLKLETIKGASELSFTSKLSEEFAAFTEVERMAHDEVERIVAENISPASKRLTERPDFQQVERENQEIAERFRQIMEMFDSFTKNLESLEMPGLQTAEEIAENATLPLRRRLSSKGVRSTEQASEAAVSAASAGSVSNEFYLEVHGESKDDVRKEAPAEQSNAHKSCNTPSNNAYRQKSEAGLDPMYRDMATTISGLELLDERKPTAADPSLYAARILPVQSLTTIGCQTSTDYFAVQMSPMETSSYSRLPSTIARDLSQTEDDIINALIIDSRTEPPTSSAAAVTTTYNDITETSEINIVQSKSNFPSSAGQSALVKIREPPTTVDLTQDPNAPRVTSILTDDAGQVGSTTDAPCERTYHTIHIEANSSPSSSVLRRPPLCTRLWNVITDFCAAVCLCLQVNKDCLFCLGFFIAFVVSASFLTAFFYRTLSINPHLVQVPAGSQSFASHANALHIIQNDNTLYGL, from the exons atggattttaaaagagataataAGCAGACTACAGAGTCAGAAGATGAAACAAAAGATGATGACGAGGACGCCGAATCAAATAGTTCACGGCAAGCTGAGAACACAACAGCAGCCGAACGCATCAAAGAAGCTGAAAAACTAGATGACACTGAAGATGACGAGGATTACGGCTTACATGTGGTCTCCAGCGTTAAAGAATTTAAGCCACCAACCCCCGTAGTGACACTCGAAGGTACACATACGACAGCCACAACCACCGAGTCGTTAGCGAGTGTAGGGAACACCGATAGAACACAAAAGCAGGTTAATTTCGAACAGGTCATGGAAGAGCTGGGCATGCCGACGCCGTCTACCAGCAAGGTGGTGGATAATGTGCGAGAATACGTGAAACAGATTGAAAGTCGCTTAGAAGACTATGGAACTGGTGTTTGTTCTTCACCACGATATGCGACAACGCCACAAGCCAGCGCCGCACAAATTATAGACGTGCCAAGGGAAACGTTGAAATTGGAGACCATCAAGGGAGCATCAGAGTTGAGTTTTACCAGCAAGCTTAGTGAAGAGTTTGCGGCTTTCACAGAAGTTGAACGTATGGCACACGACGAAGTGGAACGTATTGTGGCGGAGAACATTTCGCCAGCGTCGAAACGTTTGACCGAAAGACCCGACTTTCAACAGGTGGAGCGCGAAAACCAAGAAATTGCTGAACGCTTTCGACAAATAATGGAGATGTTCGAcagttttaccaaaaatttggAGAGTCTCGAAATGCCTGGGCTACAGACAGCTGAGGAAATTGCGGAAAATGCAACATTGCCATTGCGTAGGCGTTTAAGCTCTAAGGGCGTACGCAGCACGGAGCAAGCTAGCGAAGCGGCTGTTAGCGCAGCATCAGCGGGTAGTGTTTCCAATGAATTTTATTTGGAGGTGCACGGTGAAAGCAAAGACGATGTTAGAAAAG AAGCGCCAGCAGAGCAAAGCAATGCGCACAAATCCTGCAACACACCCAGCAACAACGCCTATCGGCAAAAATCCGAAGCTGGCTTGGATCCAATGTACCGTGATATGGCCACTACAATCAGTGGTTTGGAGCTACTTGATGAGCGTAAGCCGACTGCTGCAGATCCATCGCTTTATGCAGCACGCATATTACCCGTGCAAAGTCTCACCACTATTGGCTGTCAGACTTCTACCGACTACTTCGCAGTGCAAATGTCACCGATGGAAACTAGCTCCTACAGCCGGTTACCCTCCACCATAGCAAGAGATCTCTCACAGACAGAAGATGATATTATCAATGCGCTCATAATTGATTCCAGGACCGAACCACCGACTAGTTCTGCTGCCGCAGTCACTACCACTTACAACGACATTACCGAGACCAGCGAGATCAACATCGTACAGTCTAAGAGTAATTTTCCTAGCTCTGCCGGTCAGTCAGCGTTGGTGAAGATACGTGAACCGCCGACTACAGTCGACTTAACACAGGATCCGAATGCACCACGTGTCACCTCCATACTCACCGACGACGCCGGTCAAGTTGGTAGCACTACCGATGCGCCCTGTGAACGCACCTACCACACCATACACATCGAGGCCAACTCTTCGCCCTCCTCGAGTGTTCTGCGTCGTCCACCGCTATGCACACGTCTCTGGAATGTCATCACTGATTTTTGTGCCGCAGTCTGCCTATGTCTACAGGTTAATAAGGATTGTCTTTTCTGTTTGGGTTTCTTTATTGCATTCGTTGTGAGCGCTTCATTCTTAACGGCTTTTTTCTATCGTACTTTGAGTATTAATCCACACCTAGTACAAGTGCCAGCAGGTTCACAAAGCTTTGCAAGTCATGCTAACGCTTTGCACATAATACAAAATGACAACACTTTGTATGGGCTGTGA